The Prosthecobacter vanneervenii genome has a segment encoding these proteins:
- a CDS encoding S1 family peptidase produces MRFSFFQALGILSVGALLESCVPFRGGRMAEPEALPLSQRDMQRATAILNARRPAGLREWTHRKIGDARALDYAALRWAVLFQSRSAMDVTLVKSAETDRSKTFEIVAETKGALGKGMAVPVTSDGYFLTASHCAHRPRLALVALASDGELHCLTPDIVWRGRVEKGEPDLTLIHAPVTPYQTYKLAGFDELKNGSQIFTCGNASEKRPVIAYSGGSVTRLGPVMANPPGARWRPLEHTAELTPGDSGGPLIEKHGLVLGINTRASFELGRDKMRHYRGISVAPDSAWIQSLIEKHRARHRAFFFLAGKRESSGAR; encoded by the coding sequence ATGAGGTTCTCTTTTTTTCAGGCCTTGGGCATTCTGAGCGTGGGAGCCCTGCTCGAATCGTGCGTCCCTTTTCGCGGTGGCCGCATGGCAGAGCCCGAGGCGCTGCCGCTGAGCCAACGGGATATGCAGCGCGCCACGGCCATTTTGAATGCACGGCGGCCTGCCGGCCTCAGGGAATGGACACATCGGAAGATCGGAGACGCCAGGGCGCTGGACTATGCGGCCCTCCGGTGGGCGGTCTTGTTTCAGTCCCGCAGCGCCATGGACGTGACCCTCGTCAAAAGCGCGGAGACAGACAGGTCAAAAACCTTTGAGATTGTCGCGGAGACGAAAGGCGCGCTGGGCAAAGGCATGGCGGTGCCGGTGACATCGGATGGCTATTTCCTGACCGCGAGTCATTGCGCGCACAGGCCCAGGCTTGCCCTTGTCGCCCTGGCTTCGGACGGCGAGCTCCATTGCCTGACGCCGGACATTGTCTGGCGCGGTCGCGTCGAAAAGGGCGAGCCCGATCTCACCCTGATCCACGCTCCCGTGACGCCGTACCAGACTTACAAGCTCGCTGGATTTGACGAACTGAAAAACGGCTCGCAGATCTTTACCTGCGGGAATGCGAGCGAGAAACGCCCTGTGATCGCCTACAGTGGCGGCTCAGTGACCCGCCTGGGCCCCGTGATGGCAAATCCTCCCGGTGCCCGCTGGCGGCCGCTGGAGCACACTGCGGAGCTGACACCCGGAGACAGCGGCGGCCCGTTGATCGAAAAGCACGGTCTGGTGCTCGGGATCAACACGCGGGCCAGCTTCGAGCTCGGGCGTGACAAGATGCGGCATTATCGCGGCATTTCCGTGGCTCCCGACTCCGCGTGGATTCAATCGCTCATTGAGAAGCACCGGGCGCGGCACCGGGCGTTTTTCTTTCTGGCTGGAAAACGTGAGAGTTCTGGGGCCCGCTGA
- a CDS encoding YezD family protein, with product MSHQPAESEADSWIEIVRQKVSALRFGSVQIIVHEGRVTQVESTEKTRLAADSTPAQLKR from the coding sequence ATGTCCCATCAGCCCGCAGAATCCGAAGCCGATTCCTGGATCGAGATCGTCAGACAAAAGGTGTCCGCACTGCGCTTCGGCTCGGTGCAGATCATCGTGCACGAGGGCCGCGTGACGCAGGTGGAGAGCACGGAGAAGACACGGCTCGCCGCAGACAGCACTCCTGCGCAGCTCAAGAGATAA
- a CDS encoding RrF2 family transcriptional regulator: MRLTKRGEYALRTLIRLGIAERQQEGVISVSTLAEQEHLPFKFLEAILFELRTAGYVESLRGKYGGTRLAKPMKSIKMGEVVRLIDGKLAPIGCASETEYEKCTCPDETHCGLRMLMIDVRNAIANILDRYTLEDVVEVTLRKQQQHAAKKTAKKKTGREKHADPADGFLATLLDSVA, from the coding sequence ATGCGACTGACCAAACGAGGTGAATATGCACTGCGCACCCTGATCCGGCTGGGCATTGCCGAGCGCCAGCAGGAGGGGGTCATTTCTGTTTCCACCCTGGCGGAGCAGGAGCATCTGCCGTTCAAGTTTCTGGAGGCCATTCTCTTTGAGCTGCGCACCGCGGGTTATGTGGAAAGCCTGCGTGGCAAGTACGGCGGCACCCGGCTGGCCAAGCCGATGAAATCCATCAAGATGGGCGAGGTGGTGCGCCTGATCGACGGCAAGCTGGCCCCCATCGGCTGCGCCAGTGAGACGGAGTATGAAAAGTGCACCTGCCCGGACGAGACGCACTGCGGGCTGCGCATGCTCATGATCGATGTGCGCAATGCCATCGCCAATATTCTGGACCGCTACACTCTGGAAGACGTGGTGGAGGTGACACTGCGAAAACAGCAGCAGCATGCCGCAAAAAAGACGGCCAAGAAAAAAACCGGACGCGAAAAGCATGCGGACCCGGCCGATGGCTTCCTGGCCACGCTGCTGGATTCCGTGGCCTGA
- the cysS gene encoding cysteine--tRNA ligase codes for MSALKLHDTLSRTDRAVTPLDGKTLRFYCCGPTVYGPAHIGNFRTFVAQDVMRRVVEASGTPTLHVRNITDVDDKTIRDSQKAGQSLTDFTQGWTQKFHADCAALNLLPPHVEPSAVAHIPHQVAMIEKLISGGHAYAAADGSVYFRVASFKDYGRLSHLEDRELRLGASEAASATDSDEYTKDSLTDFALWKARKPEDGANYWPSPWGEGRPGWHLECSAMILEYLGEDFDLHSGGVDLIFPHHENEIAQSCCSTHGKFAHHWMHVAHLMVDGGKMSKSIGNLYTLADLAARGYTAAEVRYVLISGHYRAPLNFTMHSLDSARQALQKLAKADKALAAVSPALSAANSAGPFAEAWEVLLNDLNVPGAMGGIFGVLNKLKPAALSADEAAAARSGLHFMLGALGIVLPPVADDAVADVPAEIQAKAQQRWDAKQAKDWAAADTLRKELEAAGWLIKDSKEGFTVVPK; via the coding sequence ATGTCCGCTCTGAAACTCCACGACACCCTCTCCCGCACCGACCGCGCTGTCACGCCACTCGACGGCAAGACCCTGCGCTTTTACTGCTGCGGACCCACGGTGTACGGCCCGGCGCACATCGGCAACTTCCGCACCTTCGTGGCGCAGGACGTGATGCGCCGCGTGGTGGAGGCCTCCGGCACGCCCACCCTCCATGTGCGCAACATCACCGACGTGGACGACAAAACCATCCGCGACTCACAGAAGGCGGGGCAGAGCCTCACCGACTTCACCCAGGGCTGGACGCAGAAATTCCACGCCGACTGCGCCGCGCTGAATCTGCTGCCCCCGCACGTGGAGCCCAGCGCCGTGGCGCACATCCCGCATCAGGTGGCCATGATCGAAAAGCTCATCTCCGGCGGCCACGCCTACGCCGCTGCGGATGGCAGCGTGTACTTCCGCGTGGCCTCCTTCAAAGACTACGGCCGCCTCAGCCACCTGGAAGACCGCGAGCTGCGCCTCGGTGCCAGCGAGGCCGCCAGCGCCACCGACAGCGACGAATATACCAAGGACTCGCTCACCGACTTTGCCCTCTGGAAAGCCCGCAAGCCCGAAGACGGCGCCAACTACTGGCCCAGCCCCTGGGGCGAAGGCCGCCCCGGCTGGCACCTGGAGTGCAGCGCCATGATTCTCGAATACCTCGGCGAGGACTTCGACCTGCACAGCGGCGGCGTGGACCTCATTTTCCCGCATCATGAAAACGAGATCGCCCAGAGCTGCTGCAGCACGCACGGGAAATTCGCGCATCACTGGATGCACGTGGCCCACCTGATGGTGGACGGCGGCAAGATGAGCAAGAGCATCGGCAATCTCTACACGCTGGCCGATCTGGCCGCGCGCGGCTACACCGCCGCCGAGGTGCGCTACGTGCTCATCTCCGGCCACTACCGCGCCCCGCTGAATTTCACCATGCACAGCCTGGACTCCGCACGTCAGGCCCTGCAAAAGCTGGCCAAGGCGGACAAGGCACTCGCCGCCGTCTCCCCTGCCCTCTCCGCTGCAAACTCTGCCGGCCCCTTTGCCGAAGCCTGGGAGGTGCTGCTCAATGACCTCAACGTCCCCGGCGCCATGGGCGGCATCTTTGGCGTGCTGAACAAGCTCAAGCCCGCCGCGCTCTCCGCCGACGAAGCCGCCGCCGCACGCAGCGGACTGCACTTCATGCTCGGCGCCCTCGGCATCGTGCTGCCCCCCGTGGCCGACGACGCCGTGGCCGACGTGCCCGCCGAGATCCAGGCCAAAGCCCAGCAGCGCTGGGACGCCAAGCAGGCCAAAGACTGGGCCGCCGCCGACACGCTGCGCAAAGAACTCGAAGCCGCCGGCTGGCTCATCAAGGACAGCAAGGAAGGTTTTACCGTCGTGCCGAAGTGA
- a CDS encoding 3-keto-disaccharide hydrolase, translated as MKRIAALCLALATLPLHAEDWQPEAGFTSLFNGKDLTGWCFREKTKKDDPNPGAITAKHDGKTEAADAGKYIVKDGVIAVTFPTEMDKLTGQLYTVAEFPKNFILKLEFRASVNADSGIFIRKPQLQCRDYLVAGPYKELKAYKPQEWNQIEVTVKDGVAHCTCNGEVLEDALKLPATGPIGLEGDRGVMEYRHIQIKEVP; from the coding sequence ATGAAACGCATCGCCGCCCTCTGCCTCGCCCTCGCCACTCTCCCACTGCATGCCGAGGACTGGCAGCCTGAGGCGGGCTTCACCTCCCTCTTCAATGGCAAGGACCTCACCGGCTGGTGCTTCCGCGAGAAAACCAAGAAGGACGATCCGAACCCCGGCGCCATCACCGCCAAGCACGATGGCAAGACCGAGGCCGCCGATGCGGGCAAGTACATCGTCAAGGACGGCGTCATCGCCGTGACCTTCCCCACCGAGATGGACAAGCTCACCGGCCAGCTCTACACCGTGGCCGAGTTCCCCAAGAACTTCATCCTTAAGCTCGAATTCCGCGCCAGCGTGAACGCCGACAGCGGCATCTTCATCCGCAAGCCCCAGCTCCAGTGCCGCGACTACCTGGTGGCCGGCCCCTATAAAGAACTGAAAGCCTACAAGCCCCAGGAGTGGAACCAGATCGAAGTCACTGTGAAAGACGGCGTGGCCCACTGCACCTGCAACGGCGAAGTCCTAGAAGACGCTCTCAAGCTCCCCGCCACCGGCCCCATCGGCCTGGAGGGAGACCGCGGCGTGATGGAGTACCGGCATATCCAGATCAAGGAAGTGCCGTGA
- the cysK gene encoding cysteine synthase A translates to MSYYNSIVETIGRTPLIKLNRIAAGVNATIALKGEFKEPLGSVKDRIGRALIEDAEAAGVLTPGTTIIEPTSGNTGIALAFVAASKGYKLILTMPETMSLERRTLLALLGAELVLTPGPKGMKGAIERANELHAEIPNSWIPQQFENPSNPAIHRKTTAEEIWADTEGKIDIFVAAVGTGGTITGVSEVIKERKPALQSIAVEPAASPVITQTRAGQPVVPGPHKIQGTGAGFVPKNLNISILDDVITVTNEDAIATAQRLAREEGLLVGISTGANVWAALQVAARPENAGKLIVTVGCSTGERYLSTALADEARSKVGS, encoded by the coding sequence ATGTCCTACTACAACAGCATCGTTGAAACCATCGGCCGCACCCCGCTGATCAAGCTGAACCGGATCGCCGCAGGAGTGAACGCCACCATTGCCCTCAAAGGCGAATTCAAAGAGCCCCTGGGCAGCGTGAAGGACCGCATCGGGCGCGCCTTGATCGAGGACGCTGAGGCTGCCGGAGTGCTCACGCCGGGCACCACCATCATCGAGCCCACTTCGGGAAACACCGGCATCGCACTGGCCTTTGTAGCCGCCTCCAAAGGGTACAAGCTCATCCTTACCATGCCTGAGACCATGAGCCTGGAGCGCCGCACGCTGCTGGCCCTGCTGGGTGCCGAGCTGGTGCTGACTCCCGGCCCCAAGGGCATGAAGGGGGCCATCGAGCGTGCCAACGAACTGCATGCCGAGATCCCCAACTCCTGGATCCCGCAGCAGTTTGAAAATCCGTCCAATCCTGCCATCCATCGCAAGACCACCGCCGAGGAGATCTGGGCGGACACTGAAGGCAAGATCGACATCTTTGTGGCTGCCGTGGGGACCGGCGGGACCATCACCGGCGTGAGCGAGGTGATCAAGGAGCGCAAGCCCGCGCTGCAGTCCATCGCGGTGGAGCCCGCCGCATCGCCCGTCATCACCCAGACGCGTGCAGGCCAGCCGGTGGTGCCCGGCCCGCACAAGATCCAGGGCACTGGCGCTGGCTTTGTGCCGAAGAATCTCAATATCAGCATCCTCGACGACGTGATCACCGTCACCAATGAGGATGCCATCGCCACCGCTCAGCGCCTCGCCCGCGAGGAAGGCCTGCTGGTGGGCATTTCTACAGGAGCCAACGTCTGGGCCGCGCTGCAGGTGGCGGCGCGCCCCGAGAATGCGGGCAAGCTCATCGTCACCGTAGGATGTAGCACGGGTGAACGCTACCTCTCCACGGCACTCGCCGACGAAGCCCGCAGTAAAGTTGGATCCTAG